Genomic segment of Candidatus Thiopontia autotrophica:
AGGCAGAAAACCTGAAAAACAGGTAATAATACGTAATACAAAAGCAGCACGAATTATGAGACAATTAGCACAGTAGGAGAGAGCCTAGAGGATACAGGGATGAGCACGAGCACGAGCACGAGCACGAAAGCAGACCACAACGAGTCACCTCGTTGGTATCTTCTTGCCAGTAAACCGCGAGATGAGGAGCGGGCCCGACTCAATCTGGAGCAGCAGGGCTACACCACCTATCTGCCAATGGTGAAGCGAGAGCGGCGCCGTCGCGGCAAGACTGCTGTTAATACCGAGCCCCTCTTTCCCCGTTACATGTTTATCAAGCTGGATCGTGAGAACGACAACTGGGCACCCATACGCTCCACCTTCGGGGTCTCCGGACTGGTTGGCTTTGGAGCAACCCATACCAACTACATACCTATACCTGAACAGGTCGTTGATCTGCTGAAAAGTCATGAGGATGAGTTTGGAATCCATCAACTGGAGCGTGCCGATTGGTTCTGTGAAGGGGATTGTGTACGCATCACCAGCGGACCATTTGCCGAGATTGAGGGAGTATTCATGATGGATGATGGGCTCCACCGCGCTATGGTGCTTATAGAGATGCTTGGCAAACAACAACATATCGTTATCGAGAGTGGCCAACTGGCCCCCTGCTGTCACTGACAAAAGGTATCAATTGCGCCATAAGTGATGCGCTATACTGCAGTTCATGGCAGAACAGAAAAAAACTATTCTGATCACCGGCTGCTCCAGCGGTATCGGCCTGCGTTGTGCCGAGATTATGCAGGAGCGGGGATGGCGGGTCTTTGCAAC
This window contains:
- the rfaH gene encoding transcription/translation regulatory transformer protein RfaH, translated to MSTSTSTSTKADHNESPRWYLLASKPRDEERARLNLEQQGYTTYLPMVKRERRRRGKTAVNTEPLFPRYMFIKLDRENDNWAPIRSTFGVSGLVGFGATHTNYIPIPEQVVDLLKSHEDEFGIHQLERADWFCEGDCVRITSGPFAEIEGVFMMDDGLHRAMVLIEMLGKQQHIVIESGQLAPCCH